The Geoalkalibacter sp. genome includes the window CATCGAGAGAGTAAGGCGGCAGGGCGCAGGCCGAGTCTCCGGAGTGAATGCCTGCTTCCTCGATATGCTCCATGATGCCGCCGATGACCACCTCGCTGCCGTCGCACAGGGCGTCGACATCCACCTCGATAGCCTCATCGAGGAACTTGTCGATGAGGATGGGATGCTCGGGCGAGGCCTGCACCGCACGAATCATGTAGCTGCGCAACTGCTCCGGGGTATAGACGATTTCCATGGCGCGTCCGCCCAGGACATAAGACGGGCGCACCACCACCGGATAGCCGATGCGCGCGGCCACCTTCTCGGCCTCCTCGGCGGAGCGCGCCGTGCCGTTTTCGGGCTGCTTGAGATCGAGCTTGTGCAGCAGCGCCTGAAAGCGCTCGCGGTCCTCGGCGCGGTCGATAGCATCGGGGCTGGTACCGATGATGGGCACGCCGGCCTGCTCCAGGGCCACGGCCAGCTTCAGCGGTGTCTGACCACCGAACTGCACGATCACCCCTTCGGGCTTTTCGACGGCGACGATTTCCAGCACGTCCTCCAGGGTCAGGGGCTCAAAATAGAGGCGATCGGAGGTGTCGTAATCAGTGGACACGGTTTCTGGATTGCAGTTGACCATGATGGTCTCAAAGCCATCCTGGGCCAAGGCAAAGACCCCGTGGACGCAGCAATAATCGAATTCGATGCCCTGACCGATGCGGTTGGGGCCGCCGCCGAGAATCATGATCTTGCGCCGCTCGCTGGGCGCCGCCTCGCATTCTTCCTCGTAGGTCGAGTAGAGGTAGGGCGTGTAGGCCTCGAACTCGGCGGCGCAGGTGTCGACCCGTTTGTACACCGGATGGATGCCGAACTTGATGCGGAACTGGCGCACATCGGCCTCGGTGATGCCCCAGAGGGTGGCCAGGCGCTTGTCGGAGAAACCATATTGCTTGGCCTCCAGCAGCAGCGCGCGGAAATCCTCGCCGCCGCGCGACAGCAGCGAGGAGCGATCCCGCAACACCCGCTCCATATCGATGATTTGCCGGATGTTGTTGAGAAACCAGGGGTCTATCCAACTGAGCGCGTGAATTTCCTCGACGCTCATTCCGGCACGCAGGGCGTCGCCGAGATACCACAAACGCTCCCAGTTGGGCACTTGCAGCTTGCCGCGCAGCAAGGTCCATTCGTCATCGGACAGGGCGCGGCGCTCATCCTCGGGTCCGGCGAACAGGCGGCTTTCAAAGCCCGCCGAGCCGATTTCCAGGGAGCGCATGGCCTTCTGCAGACTTTCTTTGAAGGTGCGGCCGATGGCCATCACCTCCCCCACCGACTTCATCTGGGTGGTCAGGGTGGCGTTGGCCTCGGGGAATTTCTCGAAGGTGAAGCGCGGCACCTTGGTCACCACGTAGTCGATGGTCGGCTCGAAGGAGGCAAAGGTTTCACGGGTGATATCGTTGGGAATTTCGTCCAGGGTATAGCCGACGGCGAGCTTCGCCGCGATCTTGGCGATGGGGAAACCGGTGGCCTTGGAGGCCAGCGCCGAGGAGCGCGACACGCGCGGATTCATCTCGATGACCACCATGCGGCCGTTGGCCGGATTGATGCCGAACTGGATGTTGGAACCGCCGGTTTCCACGCCGATTTCACGGATGATGCGGATCGAAGCGTCGCGCAGCAGCTGGTATTCCTTGTCGGTGAGGGTTTGGGCCGGCGCCACGGTGATGGAGTCGCCGGTGTGCACCCCCATGGCGTCGAAATTTTCGATGGAGCAGATGATCACGACGTTGTCGGCGAGGTCGCGCATCACCTCCAGCTCGTACTCCTTCCAGCCGATGATCGACTCATCGATCTGGATTTCGCTGGTGGGCGAGGCATCGAGGCCGGCGACGGCCATCTGCTCGAACTCCTCCCGGTTGTAGGCGATGCCGCCGCCGGTGCCGCCGAGGGTGAAGGATGGGCGGATGATGGCCGGAAAGCCGATGCGCTCGATGACCTCCATCGCTTCCTCGTAGGTGTGCGCCAGTCCGCAGCGAGGCACCTCCAGGCCGATTTTTTCCATGGCCTGCTTGAAGAGAGTGCGATCCTCGGCTTTTTCGATGGCCGGCAGCTTGGCGCCGATCAACTCGACGCCGAATTTATCGAGGACGCCCTTTTTCGCCACCGCCACCGCCGTATTCAGTGCGGTTTGCCCGCCCAGGGTGGGCAGCACCGCGTCGGGGCGCTCCTTTTCGATAATGCGCGCCAGGGTTTCCGGATTGACCGGCTCGACGTAGGTGCGATCCGCGAAGTTGGGATCCGTCATGATGGTGGCTGGATTCGAATTGAGCAGCACCACCTCGTAGCCCTCTTCCTTGAGCGCCTTGCACGCCTGGGTGCCGGAATAGTCGAACTCGCACGCCTGGCCGATGACGATGGGGCCGGCGCCGATGATGAGGATTTTCTTGATATCCGTGCGTTTTGGCATGTTACTTTTGTCCTTCCGAGGCTTTGGCCTTGTCCATCATCTTCGTGAACTTCTCGAACAGATAGGCGGCGTCGTGCGGTCCGGGCGAGGCCTCGGGATGATACTGCACGGAAAACGCCGGCAGCAGCTTGTGTTCCAGGCCTTCCACCGTGTTGTCGTTGAGGTTGGTGTGGGTCTGGATGGCGTCGTTCTGGATAGAGGCGGCGTCCACGGCAAAACCATGGTTTTGCGCGGTGATTTCCACGCG containing:
- the carB gene encoding carbamoyl-phosphate synthase large subunit — encoded protein: MPKRTDIKKILIIGAGPIVIGQACEFDYSGTQACKALKEEGYEVVLLNSNPATIMTDPNFADRTYVEPVNPETLARIIEKERPDAVLPTLGGQTALNTAVAVAKKGVLDKFGVELIGAKLPAIEKAEDRTLFKQAMEKIGLEVPRCGLAHTYEEAMEVIERIGFPAIIRPSFTLGGTGGGIAYNREEFEQMAVAGLDASPTSEIQIDESIIGWKEYELEVMRDLADNVVIICSIENFDAMGVHTGDSITVAPAQTLTDKEYQLLRDASIRIIREIGVETGGSNIQFGINPANGRMVVIEMNPRVSRSSALASKATGFPIAKIAAKLAVGYTLDEIPNDITRETFASFEPTIDYVVTKVPRFTFEKFPEANATLTTQMKSVGEVMAIGRTFKESLQKAMRSLEIGSAGFESRLFAGPEDERRALSDDEWTLLRGKLQVPNWERLWYLGDALRAGMSVEEIHALSWIDPWFLNNIRQIIDMERVLRDRSSLLSRGGEDFRALLLEAKQYGFSDKRLATLWGITEADVRQFRIKFGIHPVYKRVDTCAAEFEAYTPYLYSTYEEECEAAPSERRKIMILGGGPNRIGQGIEFDYCCVHGVFALAQDGFETIMVNCNPETVSTDYDTSDRLYFEPLTLEDVLEIVAVEKPEGVIVQFGGQTPLKLAVALEQAGVPIIGTSPDAIDRAEDRERFQALLHKLDLKQPENGTARSAEEAEKVAARIGYPVVVRPSYVLGGRAMEIVYTPEQLRSYMIRAVQASPEHPILIDKFLDEAIEVDVDALCDGSEVVIGGIMEHIEEAGIHSGDSACALPPYSLDAALVEEIKRQTVALALELKVVGLMNIQFAIKDGLVYLLEVNPRASRTVPFVSKATGRPLAQIAARLMAGKTLKELGVHGYQVPAHVSVKEAVFPFVKFPGVDTLLGPEMKSTGEVMGIDMDFAHAFAKAQLGANVRLPLKGTVFISVKDRDKKHILEPARKITAAGFKIVATSGTAAFLKEKGVPVETINKVKEGRPHIVDAIKSNQIDLVFNTTFGPESVADSFSIRRTTLMYNVAYFTTVAGMRAAVDGIVAMQRESLDVKPLQEYYPAV